Proteins from a genomic interval of Heterodontus francisci isolate sHetFra1 chromosome 31, sHetFra1.hap1, whole genome shotgun sequence:
- the LOC137347322 gene encoding interferon gamma receptor 1-like, translating into MWLWLIPILTLSFTGSFALMKLPEPTGVQFDSVNFNNTLRWTQEGSQEIVYDVEYLIYGEKIWKNKLECHHITANYCDLTNEIVQENNWYYARVMAISKNVNSTWSLSERFCPLDKTIIGAPAVEYTAGVRSITILVHLPQVPPKKGVQRSIEDIFAVIEYEVQLNQSLTNKMVYHALNKSGYFKIESLEPNANYCANVQLSFRKEIFSKKSQPAHFCIQTSQERTLTIVLLMAFVFSGAIIIGIFSRVAYSYIKHRRTLPQSLNLDQILSHKKSLLKQSSPTLQLVTNYKKNAFQFEKVIRMDDIDLLKCDSNEKEEIMKTKELTLVTQLDSYAPQCHTRILQTNLPSAIDCEIQSNSSSNPTDNRCSSPYCPQATNRVSNSTCSSQNSSQALSQNYATILNMTSQNSTKLNTDARLFSTQKVPLNALQTMNVDLLYNNGELMLQNGLELEMLELKFKEGKPTQLPPFLSLLNDNQQTYQTKWKENQPIEMPLLLSLKDENQIDLSLLQYGQQMDNQSFLSLLKDKVDVSCLQPERMNDQPIKLSLTEVLQTDLKGSQAGKACPLLKDDKLTELPRVKTGWEDGYKGQLLTFHSSMREGQHTDASFLQTLQTNIKTEGCKLLEDWEIEVHMDE; encoded by the exons ATGTGGCTGTGGCTTATCCCAATACTAACCCTGTCATTTACTG GGTCCTTTGCATTGATGAAGTTGCCTGAACCAACCGGGGTGCAATTCGATTCTGTGAACTTCAATAACACCCTTCGCTGGACTCAGGAAGGATCTCAGGAAATTGTGTATGATGTTGAATACCTCAT CTATGGAGAAAAAATATGGAAAAATAAGCTTGAATGCCATCATATCACTGCAAACTATTGTGACTTAACAAATGAGATTGTGCAGGAGAATAACTGGTACTATGCAAGAGTGATGGCAATATCGAAAAACGTCAATTCAACATGGTCCTTATCGGAACGATTCTGCCCATTAGACAAAA CTATAATTGGAGCCCCTGCAGTGGAGTACACAGCAGGTGTCAGATCCATTACTATTTTGGTCCATCTGCCACAAGTACCACCCAAAAAGGGAGTGCAACGTTCTATAGAAGACATTTTTGCTGTTATTGAATATGAAGTGCAACTTAACCAATCACTAACAAATAAAATG GTATATCATGCATTAAATAAAAGTGGATATTTCAAAATTGAATCTTTGGAGCCCAACGCTAACTACTGTGCAAACGTGCAACTTAGCTTTAGAAAGGAAATCTTCTCAAAAAAGAGTCAACCAGCCCATTTCTGCATCCAAACTTCACAAG AAAGAACATTGACCATCGTTCTATTAATGGCGTTTGTATTCTCTGGAGCAATAATCATTGGAATATTTAGCCGTGTGGCATACAGTTACATAAAGCACCGCAGAACACTACCACAATCTTTG AATTTGGACCAGATCCTTTCGCACAAGAAATCCTTGTTGAAACAATCTTCACCAACATTACAGCTTGTCACCAATTATAAGAAGAATGCTTTTCAATTTGAGAAAGTTATTCGTATGGATGATATAGATCTTTTAAAGTGTGATTCCAATGAAAAAGAGGAAATTATGAAAACAAAGGAGCTCACCTTGGTAACACAGCTCGATTCCTATGCACCACAATGCCATACCAGAATATTACAGACAAACCTTCCAAGTGCCATTGATTGTGAAATTCAAAGTAATTCTTCCTCCAATCCAACTGATAATAGATGTTCTTCACCATATTGCCCCCAGGCCACCAATCGTGTGTCAAACAGCACATGTTCAAGTCAAAACAGTTCACAGGCACTGTCTCAAAATTATGCTACAATTCTAAATATGACTTCTCAGAATTCAACCAAGTTAAACACAGATGCAAGATTATTCAGTACACAGAAAGTGCCTTTAAATGCATTACAAACAATGAATGTAGACCTCCTTTATAATAATGGGGAACTAATGTTGCAAAATGGTCTAGAATTGGAGATGCTGGAATTAAAGTTTAAAGAGGGAAAGCCGACACAGTTGCCACCATTTCTATCATTGCTTAATGACAACCAACAAACATATCAAACTAAATGGAAGGAGAACCAGCCAATAGAAATGCCATTGTTGCTTTCATTGAAAGATGAAAACCAAATTGACTTGTCATTGCTCCAATATGGACAACAAATGGACAACCAATCATTTTTATCATTGTTAAAGGACAAAGTAGATGTTTCATGTTTGCAACCTGAAAGAATGAATGATCAACCAATAAAATTATCCTTAACAGAAGTTTTGCAAACTGACCTCAAAGGCAGCCAAGCAGGAAAGGCTTGTCCATTGTTGAAGGATGATAAACTGACTGAACTGCCACGTGTGAAAACTGGATGGGAAGATGGATACAAAGGACAGCTGTTAACTTTCCATTCATCAATGAGGGAAGGGCAACACACAGATGCGTCATTTTTACAAACCTTGCAAACAAATATTAAAACAGAAGGTTGTAAACTTCTTGAAGACTGGGAAATAGAAGTCCACATGGATGAATAG